Proteins encoded together in one Bacteroides ovatus window:
- a CDS encoding protein-disulfide reductase DsbD family protein: MRIILFLLVGWYTIGNIQAQIKEPVKFKNELKMTSETEAEIVFTASIEKGWHVYSTGLGDDGPISATFNINASSHVETVGKLQPVGKEISIYDKMFEMNVRYFEDTVQFIQKVRFTGNDYFIEGFLEFGACNDESCLPPTQIPFQYGKKAEADIAVAKEEEERPANVLEKQSESDLWKPVINELQELGEEHSQEDKSWLYVFVTGFLGGLLALFTPCVWPIIPMTVSFFLKRNKDKKKGIRDAWTYGASIVVIYVTLGLAITLIFGASALNALSTNAVFNILFFLMLIIFAASFFGAFELTLPSKWSNAVDSKAEATSGLLSIFLMAFTLSLVSFSCTGPIIGFLLVQVSTTGSVIAPAIGMLGFAIALALPFTLFALFPSWLKSMPKSGGWMNVIKVTLGFLELAFALKFLSVADLAYGWRILDRETFLALWIVIFGLMGLYLLGKIKFPHDGDESRVGVARFFLALVSLAFAVYMIPGLWGAPLKAVSAFAPPVMTQDFNLYSNEVHPRFKDYDIGMEYARQQGMPVMVDFTGYGCVNCRKMEAAVWTDSKVGGIINDKYVLISLYVDDKTPLNEPLKVTENGTERTLRSVGDKWSYLQRVKFGANAQPFYVLLDNEGYPLNKSYAYNEDITSYIEFLQKGLEHYVK, from the coding sequence ATGAGAATTATTTTATTTTTATTAGTAGGTTGGTACACTATCGGGAATATACAAGCACAAATCAAGGAGCCTGTAAAGTTCAAAAATGAGTTGAAAATGACCTCTGAAACGGAAGCGGAAATCGTGTTTACCGCTTCGATAGAGAAAGGATGGCATGTATACTCGACTGGACTAGGGGATGATGGGCCTATTTCCGCTACTTTCAACATCAATGCGAGTAGTCATGTAGAAACAGTGGGTAAATTACAACCTGTTGGAAAAGAAATCAGCATCTATGATAAGATGTTCGAGATGAACGTGCGTTATTTTGAAGATACGGTACAGTTTATCCAAAAAGTGAGATTTACAGGAAATGATTACTTTATAGAAGGGTTTCTGGAGTTTGGGGCTTGTAATGATGAGAGCTGTTTACCTCCGACTCAAATTCCTTTTCAATATGGGAAAAAAGCAGAAGCAGATATAGCAGTTGCAAAAGAAGAGGAAGAGAGGCCGGCAAATGTGCTAGAGAAGCAATCGGAAAGTGATCTTTGGAAGCCGGTTATTAATGAACTGCAAGAGTTGGGGGAAGAACATTCTCAAGAGGATAAATCTTGGCTGTATGTCTTTGTCACCGGATTTCTTGGCGGTTTATTGGCTTTGTTTACTCCTTGTGTATGGCCGATTATTCCTATGACTGTGAGTTTCTTCCTGAAAAGAAACAAAGACAAGAAGAAAGGGATTCGGGATGCATGGACTTATGGTGCTTCGATTGTGGTGATTTATGTAACACTGGGATTAGCAATTACTTTAATATTTGGTGCTAGTGCATTGAACGCTTTATCAACGAATGCCGTATTCAATATTCTTTTTTTCTTGATGCTGATTATTTTTGCTGCTTCTTTCTTTGGGGCATTTGAACTTACTTTGCCTTCTAAATGGAGTAATGCTGTGGATAGCAAAGCGGAAGCGACGAGTGGGCTGCTAAGTATTTTTCTGATGGCATTTACGTTATCTCTGGTGTCTTTCTCTTGTACAGGGCCGATTATCGGCTTTCTGCTCGTACAGGTTTCTACAACTGGTAGCGTGATTGCTCCTGCTATCGGAATGTTAGGCTTTGCCATCGCTTTGGCTTTACCATTCACACTGTTTGCTCTTTTTCCTTCGTGGCTGAAATCAATGCCTAAGTCAGGAGGGTGGATGAATGTAATTAAAGTGACATTGGGCTTTCTGGAACTGGCTTTTGCCTTGAAATTCTTGTCGGTTGCGGATTTAGCTTATGGCTGGAGAATTTTGGATAGGGAAACCTTCCTTGCATTATGGATTGTGATTTTCGGACTGATGGGGTTATATCTGTTAGGAAAGATCAAGTTTCCGCATGACGGTGATGAAAGTAGGGTAGGCGTAGCCCGCTTCTTTCTTGCACTTGTCTCTTTAGCGTTTGCTGTGTATATGATCCCCGGACTTTGGGGAGCACCTTTGAAAGCTGTCAGTGCATTTGCTCCTCCTGTGATGACACAGGACTTTAATCTATATTCGAATGAGGTTCACCCCAGATTCAAGGACTATGATATTGGGATGGAGTATGCACGGCAACAGGGAATGCCTGTGATGGTCGACTTTACCGGATATGGTTGTGTGAATTGTCGTAAGATGGAGGCGGCAGTATGGACAGATAGTAAGGTAGGCGGTATCATCAATGATAAATATGTGCTTATCTCTTTGTATGTAGATGATAAGACTCCATTGAATGAGCCGCTCAAAGTAACGGAAAATGGAACGGAACGTACCTTACGCTCGGTAGGGGATAAATGGAGCTATCTGCAACGTGTGAAGTTTGGAGCAAATGCACAGCCTTTTTATGTATTGCTGGATAATGAAGGTTATCCGTTGAATAAGTCGTATGCATATAATGAAGATATTACTTCTTATATTGAGTTTTTACAGAAAGGATTGGAACATTACGTAAAATGA
- a CDS encoding C10 family peptidase produces MKKNLIFCFLLILIGCSEETLDINFRESIPVDGINQDDVVPIEKAIKGLYLMMDAMPVKTRSGCTRQIEAISVCGGNSITRSNGYSLSDTVAYVVNFADNQGFAVLGARYSLEPIYALTEKGTLDAKKLNSAMINAYRRNINNEPINTLTNNWGRNNEVSIDYIYDLLAESMVVTPRIKVDKTYIYGEWEPISYVGPLVEVKWNQGYPFNMKMDYVTWNGYTAQMSVGCTVIAAAQMMSSNRHPMSAPGDSATYPWNNLKLVSNYLNMKNYFPYYPDALPLPEKSEYVDQLADVLHHIGKCFNVFFHEGGTGATIEDVLAGLKSLDPVYYKDAKWVTIKDNMDKIYKLLNASKPVYIRGSNMGNSSGHAWIIDGYLNCERDVVITETSGYNPPVTYTRREQGTMLHCNWGWQGTGDGYFLPGIFNVSKREFVDEIIDCNISQSLVMVNYGYSNEIIIY; encoded by the coding sequence ATGAAAAAAAATCTTATTTTCTGTTTTCTGTTAATATTAATAGGGTGTTCTGAAGAAACACTTGATATTAATTTTAGAGAATCTATTCCAGTCGATGGAATAAATCAGGATGATGTGGTTCCCATTGAAAAAGCAATAAAGGGACTCTATTTAATGATGGATGCCATGCCTGTTAAAACACGTAGCGGTTGTACGAGACAGATTGAAGCTATAAGTGTTTGTGGCGGTAATTCTATAACTCGTAGCAATGGATATTCATTATCAGATACTGTTGCATATGTCGTAAATTTTGCGGATAATCAAGGTTTTGCTGTTTTAGGAGCTCGATACTCTCTTGAACCTATATATGCATTAACAGAGAAGGGTACTCTAGATGCAAAGAAGTTAAATAGTGCCATGATTAATGCATATAGACGAAATATTAATAACGAACCAATAAATACACTTACTAATAATTGGGGAAGAAATAATGAGGTAAGCATTGATTATATATATGATTTATTGGCAGAGTCAATGGTTGTAACTCCACGCATCAAAGTAGATAAAACATATATATATGGAGAATGGGAACCTATATCATACGTTGGACCTTTAGTTGAGGTTAAGTGGAATCAAGGTTATCCATTTAATATGAAAATGGATTATGTCACTTGGAATGGATATACAGCACAAATGTCTGTTGGATGTACTGTTATAGCAGCAGCTCAAATGATGTCTTCTAATCGTCATCCTATGTCTGCACCGGGAGATTCTGCAACTTATCCATGGAATAATTTAAAATTAGTATCGAATTATCTAAATATGAAAAATTATTTTCCTTATTATCCGGATGCTTTGCCTTTACCGGAAAAAAGTGAATATGTTGATCAACTTGCAGATGTTCTCCACCATATTGGTAAATGTTTTAATGTCTTTTTTCATGAGGGAGGAACAGGGGCTACAATAGAAGATGTACTTGCTGGATTAAAATCATTAGACCCTGTTTATTATAAAGATGCAAAATGGGTTACTATTAAAGATAATATGGATAAAATATATAAGTTACTTAATGCTAGTAAACCTGTTTATATAAGAGGTTCTAATATGGGCAATTCTAGTGGGCATGCGTGGATTATAGATGGATATTTAAATTGTGAAAGAGATGTTGTAATAACAGAAACGAGTGGATATAATCCCCCGGTTACTTATACTAGACGCGAACAAGGAACTATGTTGCATTGTAATTGGGGATGGCAGGGGACAGGAGATGGATATTTCCTGCCAGGTATTTTTAATGTTAGTAAACGGGAATTTGTAGATGAAATTATTGATTGTAACATATCACAGTCACTTGTAATGGTAAATTACGGCTATTCAAATGAAATAATAATTTATTAA
- a CDS encoding HU family DNA-binding protein, whose translation MAIRFKRVQRLCDPTNKEAGKKVYPVISYQYDTSATLDEFAKEISSTSGVSEGETISVLKDFRTLLRKTLLSGRSVNIKGLGYFFLSAQSKGTEKAEDFTVSDISGLRVCFRANSDIRLFTGTSTRSDGLKFKDLDHINDSSIIDGDSGEGGEAPDPDGGAGGNGEAPDPAA comes from the coding sequence ATGGCAATTAGATTTAAAAGAGTTCAACGTCTGTGTGATCCGACCAACAAAGAGGCAGGAAAGAAAGTGTATCCGGTGATTTCTTATCAATATGATACGAGCGCTACACTGGATGAGTTTGCAAAAGAAATCTCTTCTACTTCCGGTGTAAGTGAGGGTGAAACAATTAGTGTATTGAAAGATTTTCGTACACTTCTACGTAAGACATTACTTTCGGGCCGTTCAGTGAACATTAAGGGATTGGGTTACTTTTTCCTTTCAGCTCAAAGCAAAGGAACGGAAAAGGCAGAAGACTTTACTGTATCCGACATCAGTGGTCTGCGGGTTTGTTTTCGTGCGAATTCGGATATCCGTCTCTTTACGGGAACTTCGACGCGTTCGGATGGATTGAAGTTTAAGGATTTGGATCATATCAACGACTCAAGTATCATCGACGGTGATTCAGGCGAAGGAGGCGAAGCACCGGATCCTGACGGAGGTGCAGGAGGTAATGGTGAAGCACCCGATCCGGCAGCTTGA
- a CDS encoding S41 family peptidase, with the protein MKNLFNSFYSVVLLALCLIAFSNCSDSDDGGEVGGTDNGITAISSETEKTVSLYGETVEISFTASGKWTPSLQYSTGSDWAAITNTSGSSTAGKGGFRVKVDKNEAGQNRILTVLVQVEGYKTPEVVCTITQSGSGDVSSADIALNEFMHNYLKEHYLFKDEYNTLEVDCKNVSYDNFLSTYLLKMKTNTEDGGISRAYSVNAGQRYIYSYIEKVGSSDTRATTRATSMVGTGLGTFFSSYMADRTTIGLSIGYVFVDSPAAKAGLRRGDVIVAVNGVTLNKNNYQQYMNALYYASGGESFNIGYRRYVPNEDLQKYELVDGSVILTTGTYNNNPVLYSMFIKEKEGNLNVAYLVYQGFDLNYAEELKYMIQQFKTEGITDLILDLRYNYGGAVELSRYLSASIAGSSHRSDVFMRMQRSSGADEYIRFGDGDDLGLNSIRIICSEETASSSELVISGLRGIDFPVKLFGSRTEGKNVGMEVQEYKYGNSYYEFAPITFRSFNAKDWGDYADGIEPDVMLNNQNADYTDDIDNAFPYAFGDWDNFDFNLPLWYALCDIQGVEPNTGKAKVRSGKMKMERPQMDGIQRLPSVSVKRSIGTFGSVIYNKPEVENLY; encoded by the coding sequence ATGAAAAACTTATTTAATAGCTTTTATAGTGTAGTATTGCTTGCTTTGTGTCTGATTGCTTTCAGTAATTGTTCGGATAGTGATGACGGAGGAGAAGTTGGCGGTACGGATAATGGAATCACTGCAATTAGCAGTGAAACGGAAAAGACTGTTTCACTTTATGGGGAGACTGTTGAAATCTCATTTACCGCTTCAGGAAAATGGACTCCTTCTTTACAATACTCTACAGGATCGGACTGGGCGGCTATTACTAATACCAGTGGTAGTTCTACTGCCGGTAAAGGAGGATTCAGGGTAAAGGTTGATAAAAATGAAGCCGGACAGAATCGTATATTAACAGTGCTTGTGCAAGTTGAGGGATATAAAACACCTGAAGTTGTATGTACTATAACACAATCAGGATCTGGTGACGTATCTTCTGCGGATATTGCTTTAAATGAATTTATGCATAACTATTTGAAGGAACATTATCTATTCAAGGATGAGTATAATACACTGGAAGTTGATTGCAAAAATGTTTCGTATGATAACTTTTTATCTACCTACCTTTTGAAGATGAAAACAAATACAGAAGATGGAGGAATTTCCCGTGCATATTCTGTGAATGCCGGTCAACGTTATATTTATTCATATATTGAAAAAGTAGGTTCTAGCGATACTCGTGCCACAACTCGTGCTACAAGCATGGTAGGAACAGGATTAGGAACATTTTTTTCTTCCTATATGGCAGATAGAACGACAATCGGTTTGTCTATTGGATATGTATTTGTTGATTCTCCTGCAGCAAAAGCTGGATTAAGACGCGGTGATGTAATTGTTGCTGTGAATGGGGTAACCTTGAATAAAAACAACTATCAGCAATACATGAATGCATTATATTATGCAAGTGGAGGGGAGTCATTCAATATTGGATATAGACGCTATGTGCCTAATGAAGATTTGCAAAAATATGAATTAGTAGATGGAAGTGTTATTTTGACGACAGGTACTTATAATAACAATCCGGTACTTTATTCTATGTTTATAAAAGAAAAAGAAGGTAATTTGAATGTGGCTTACCTTGTTTATCAAGGTTTTGATTTGAATTATGCGGAAGAGTTAAAATATATGATACAGCAGTTCAAAACGGAAGGTATTACCGATTTAATCTTGGATTTACGTTATAATTACGGAGGTGCGGTTGAATTGTCACGCTATTTATCAGCTTCTATTGCAGGTTCTTCACATCGTTCTGATGTTTTCATGAGGATGCAACGTAGTTCTGGTGCAGATGAATATATTCGGTTTGGTGATGGAGATGATTTAGGTTTGAATTCCATACGGATTATCTGTTCGGAAGAGACAGCTTCTTCCAGTGAATTGGTAATTAGTGGATTAAGAGGAATTGATTTCCCTGTAAAACTATTTGGTAGTCGTACTGAAGGAAAAAATGTAGGTATGGAGGTACAAGAGTATAAATATGGTAACTCTTATTACGAATTTGCTCCGATTACTTTCCGTTCGTTCAATGCAAAGGATTGGGGGGATTATGCTGATGGAATTGAACCAGATGTAATGTTGAATAATCAAAATGCAGACTATACGGATGATATTGATAATGCGTTTCCGTATGCTTTTGGAGATTGGGATAACTTCGATTTCAATTTACCGTTATGGTATGCTTTGTGTGATATTCAAGGAGTGGAACCCAATACAGGCAAAGCTAAAGTTCGCAGTGGAAAGATGAAAATGGAACGTCCACAAATGGATGGAATTCAAAGATTACCATCTGTGTCTGTGAAACGCTCGATAGGAACTTTTGGCTCTGTTATTTATAACAAGCCGGAAGTAGAAAACTTATATTAG
- a CDS encoding serpin family protein, with protein MFKKEIILGILCLFAACHSNDEIIEEQESPKNEQQEPKARVDIILSHEEQAMSESTNDFAFQLFKQVCVSENRKTNIFISPFSVSLCLSMSANGANGNTLTEIKKVLGFSSSSMDEVNTYNQKLMSSLLNIDNTTQIGIANSVWINQGFVVKNTFIDINKLKYNAWVESLDFSSASAIATINAWCARNTENRLVDIMDEISPEARLILINALYFKGKWTNPFSKEVTKNDFFTNIDGEQVKVDMMCQEESFRCMNNEKFAIAEFPYGNEAFSMVVVLPVENSSLEESLLWLSNDAWKQCETQMSYQKLQVKMPKFSFKYQKPLNSDMSVLGMKDAFILGLADFRNISASENLYLSSLEQFTYLEVNEEGTESAAITTEVPATSTGDDKDIIHFFMDRPFIFMIKEKSTGLILFMGQVTKL; from the coding sequence ATGTTTAAGAAAGAAATAATATTAGGAATATTGTGTTTGTTCGCAGCTTGTCATAGTAACGACGAGATAATTGAAGAGCAAGAGTCCCCTAAAAATGAACAACAAGAGCCCAAGGCACGTGTTGATATCATTCTTTCTCATGAAGAACAAGCTATGTCAGAATCAACTAATGATTTTGCATTTCAGCTATTCAAACAAGTATGTGTTTCAGAAAATAGAAAAACAAATATATTCATATCACCTTTCAGTGTATCTCTTTGTCTTTCTATGTCAGCAAATGGAGCAAATGGAAACACGCTTACTGAAATAAAAAAGGTATTGGGCTTTTCTTCTTCTTCTATGGATGAGGTTAATACTTATAATCAGAAACTTATGTCCTCCTTATTAAATATAGACAATACAACTCAAATTGGTATAGCTAATTCTGTTTGGATAAATCAGGGTTTTGTTGTAAAAAACACATTTATTGATATAAATAAATTGAAATATAATGCTTGGGTTGAAAGTTTGGATTTTAGTTCAGCATCTGCAATAGCTACAATAAATGCTTGGTGTGCTAGAAATACTGAAAATCGGCTTGTTGACATAATGGATGAGATATCTCCGGAAGCTCGTTTAATTTTGATTAATGCATTATATTTTAAGGGGAAATGGACTAATCCATTCTCAAAAGAAGTAACAAAAAATGATTTCTTTACAAACATAGATGGAGAACAAGTTAAGGTAGATATGATGTGTCAAGAAGAAAGTTTTCGTTGTATGAACAATGAGAAATTTGCAATAGCTGAATTTCCTTATGGTAATGAAGCATTTAGCATGGTCGTTGTTTTGCCAGTAGAAAATAGTTCATTAGAGGAAAGTTTATTATGGTTATCAAATGATGCTTGGAAACAATGCGAGACGCAAATGTCTTATCAAAAATTACAGGTTAAAATGCCTAAGTTTTCTTTTAAATATCAAAAGCCATTGAATAGTGATATGAGTGTTTTGGGAATGAAAGATGCCTTTATTTTAGGTTTAGCGGATTTTAGAAATATATCGGCATCTGAAAATTTATATCTTAGTTCATTGGAGCAGTTTACTTATTTGGAAGTAAATGAAGAAGGAACTGAAAGTGCAGCTATTACGACAGAAGTTCCTGCCACTTCAACAGGAGATGACAAAGATATAATTCATTTTTTTATGGATCGCCCATTTATATTTATGATAAAAGAAAAGAGTACGGGGCTCATCCTTTTTATGGGACAAGTAACTAAATTATAA
- a CDS encoding PL29 family lyase N-terminal domain-containing protein has translation MRRKYFLCSMGKYVCFLAVCVVMLSSCYNDDDLKNSISGLEDRMDKLEASLQSVQTDISTLKTLTDALSQNKSIASVLENEDGSYTIKFSDKTEVTIRNGENGEDAPQITVIKNEEDGIYYWGITSIDGKKTFLKDGEGKMMPVTAAAPKIRINTNTKEWEISTDGGKTWEPTGVYASGEGTGDTSLFSGVSQDDDYAYFTLKDGTILKLSKSKELKCDILSGKQYFTNGEEKLISVEMSGISKYTVTKPDGWKASLTGKGLTITAPVAENQYAETSGKVAIMAVASNGQSIIAEIPVIIGDAPIVISTVGQTVSTTLTNGIEMYYLGVLEINEYSAESVAELVNGYTARMYMKTEPLDKMPLAELIGKDPEAGKTYMIWAVPPFEAGSVCLPDDVIATVIKIAPTVELKISNITFEGATVSAIRKGCDVFYTGILDKSNYSPEGVIDDLAYGGGTKQYSDYNGPLEGKVLDFLPKVIPGTTYVLWAIPYKEEKGYRTEELVAVEIPVPALTYDGTATINISGVVTTVSSVSATITPGTDCYKFYYSYMKEQTLANYSTDKEVISYLIKNGDSSKEAKNFERASLEPGTKGFFIAVALNDKGQLGALVKVQADSKEISYNSSISVDVAIEAGTVSATLTLTPTGNPVKFRYVHMKLSDFKSYPYWGNEETVKQALIMNDNVTEIVAAELKNHQLVIEDIAFNSEYVLFMIAVDADGNPSSSVTKKEYTSAKPTYVRKERDADLWNASVPEVTIDKIEKDKFYTVSYTVKPKSACKVFYVFAGPADYLTGMYDEQIRYVMQNGVKQTTTYSGSTYGTLPTNINVTWIDEEGRFYEVSKTVVDAPTQ, from the coding sequence GCTTCGTTACAAAGTGTACAGACGGATATTTCCACATTGAAGACACTGACAGATGCTTTATCTCAAAATAAATCAATCGCTTCTGTATTGGAGAATGAAGACGGAAGTTATACAATTAAGTTTTCAGATAAGACAGAAGTAACTATTCGTAATGGTGAAAATGGGGAGGATGCTCCGCAAATAACCGTGATAAAGAACGAAGAGGATGGTATCTATTATTGGGGAATAACTAGTATAGACGGTAAAAAGACATTCTTGAAAGATGGAGAAGGAAAAATGATGCCTGTAACGGCTGCCGCTCCTAAGATTCGCATTAATACGAATACGAAAGAATGGGAGATTTCTACGGACGGTGGAAAGACTTGGGAACCTACCGGTGTTTACGCATCTGGAGAAGGAACGGGAGATACCTCTCTTTTTAGTGGAGTTAGTCAGGATGATGATTATGCGTATTTTACTCTGAAAGATGGCACAATATTAAAGTTGTCGAAATCTAAGGAACTGAAATGTGATATATTGTCCGGAAAGCAATACTTTACGAATGGTGAGGAGAAATTGATTTCAGTTGAAATGAGTGGAATTTCGAAATATACCGTAACAAAACCTGATGGTTGGAAAGCTTCCCTGACAGGAAAAGGACTGACTATTACTGCTCCTGTGGCAGAAAATCAGTATGCGGAGACGAGTGGCAAAGTAGCTATAATGGCTGTTGCATCTAACGGACAGAGTATTATCGCAGAGATTCCCGTAATCATAGGGGATGCTCCTATAGTTATATCTACTGTGGGGCAGACAGTTTCTACTACTTTGACGAATGGCATAGAAATGTATTATTTGGGAGTATTGGAAATCAATGAATATAGTGCAGAGAGTGTGGCTGAATTAGTGAACGGATATACTGCCCGTATGTATATGAAGACAGAACCTCTTGATAAAATGCCATTGGCAGAACTGATAGGTAAGGATCCTGAAGCCGGAAAGACATATATGATTTGGGCAGTGCCCCCATTTGAGGCAGGTAGTGTATGTTTGCCTGACGATGTGATTGCTACTGTGATTAAGATAGCTCCGACTGTAGAACTAAAGATTTCGAATATTACGTTTGAAGGTGCAACGGTTTCTGCAATTAGAAAGGGCTGTGACGTTTTTTATACAGGGATTTTAGATAAGTCTAATTATTCACCAGAAGGGGTTATTGACGATTTGGCTTATGGTGGCGGAACTAAACAGTATTCGGATTATAATGGGCCATTGGAGGGAAAAGTGCTAGATTTTCTTCCGAAAGTAATACCGGGAACAACATACGTACTTTGGGCTATTCCTTATAAAGAAGAAAAGGGGTATAGAACAGAAGAGCTGGTAGCGGTGGAGATTCCCGTTCCTGCGTTGACGTATGACGGAACAGCGACCATAAATATTAGTGGTGTTGTTACTACAGTTTCAAGTGTAAGTGCGACCATTACTCCCGGAACTGACTGTTATAAGTTCTATTATTCTTATATGAAAGAACAGACTTTGGCAAATTATAGCACTGACAAAGAGGTTATTTCCTATCTTATTAAAAATGGTGATTCTTCCAAAGAGGCAAAAAACTTTGAAAGAGCTTCTTTAGAACCGGGAACAAAAGGCTTTTTTATTGCAGTAGCATTAAATGACAAAGGACAACTCGGGGCGTTAGTCAAAGTACAGGCTGATTCCAAGGAAATATCTTATAATTCTTCTATTTCGGTGGATGTGGCAATAGAGGCAGGAACCGTGTCTGCGACTTTAACGCTGACTCCGACCGGAAATCCGGTGAAATTCCGTTATGTCCACATGAAATTGAGTGATTTCAAAAGCTATCCGTATTGGGGAAATGAAGAAACAGTAAAGCAAGCATTGATTATGAATGATAATGTTACTGAAATTGTTGCTGCTGAACTGAAGAATCATCAACTGGTGATTGAGGATATTGCATTTAATTCAGAATATGTACTGTTCATGATAGCAGTTGATGCTGATGGTAATCCTTCTTCGAGTGTAACAAAGAAGGAATATACAAGTGCAAAGCCGACTTATGTGCGAAAAGAAAGGGATGCCGATTTGTGGAATGCCAGTGTTCCGGAAGTAACAATTGACAAGATAGAAAAAGACAAATTCTACACCGTTTCTTATACTGTGAAACCGAAGTCTGCCTGTAAAGTCTTTTATGTATTTGCGGGACCGGCAGATTACCTGACTGGTATGTATGATGAACAAATCAGGTATGTGATGCAAAATGGTGTAAAACAAACAACAACTTATTCGGGAAGTACTTATGGAACATTGCCAACTAATATCAATGTTACCTGGATAGATGAAGAAGGACGTTTTTACGAGGTTTCTAAAACTGTAGTAGATGCTCCGACGCAATAA